From Xenopus laevis strain J_2021 chromosome 7L, Xenopus_laevis_v10.1, whole genome shotgun sequence, one genomic window encodes:
- the ifit1b.L gene encoding interferon induced protein with tetratricopeptide repeats 1B L homeolog (The RefSeq protein has 1 frameshift compared to this genomic sequence) — protein MSESLSTLKSHLEELKCHFTWGLQEKDADLEELEEKLNNQLEYLNMDSRGRVHNMLAYVNHLKNDYAEAIVNLQKAEAILQEFKVLETDIKYLMTFSNYAWVHYYLNDSERSSIYIEKIHTIYTQSKDLVQSETYGEQGWALVNFCSQYYEQAKDCFEEALKANPDDPEWNTGLATVVYRLEEFRSKNCPSLKNYSFQLLERAVKLNPKDSVIKVLLALKLQQLKKHEEAMKYIKDALEPTPDLPYVLRYVAKFYRRAGMFEEAIGVLKKAVSITPTSAFLYHQLGLCYRQMLIQNNRTGSVNNRGLDTKKIKDLTEKTIFYFEMALEVKKNISACTF, from the exons ATGAG TGAGTCACTGTCTACACTGAAATCTCATTTAGAAGAGCTGAAGTGCCACTTTACATGGGGGCTACAGGAAAAGGATGCTGATCTTGAAGAACTGGAAGAAAAACTTAACAATCAACTGGAATATTTGAACATGGATTCTAGAGGAAGGGTTCATAACATGTTGGCCTACGTAAATCACTTGAAGAATGATTATGCAGAGGCTATTGTGAATCTCCAAAAAGCTGAGGCTATTCTTCAGGAGTTTAAAGTATTGGAGACCGACATCAAATATCTGATGACCTTCTCCAACTATGCATGGGTCCATTACTATCTTAATGACAGTGAAAGATCCAGCATCTATATTGAGAagatacatactatatatacacaatcaAAAGATCTTGTGCAATCTGAGACCTATGGAGAACAAGGATGGgctttggtgaatttttgtagcCAATATTATGAACAAGCAAAAGACTGTTTTGAAGAGGCTCTGAAAGCAAATCCAGATGATCCTGAATGGAATACTGGACTGGCAACTGTAGTTTATCGTCTGGAGGAATTTCGAAGCAAAAATTGTCCATCTTTGAAAAACTACTCATTCCAACTATTGGAACGGGCCGTTAAGCTGAATCCAAAGGATTCTGTGATTAAGGTACTTCTGGCTTTGAAACTGCAGCAGTTAAAGAAGCATGAAGAGGCAATGAAGTATATTAAGGATGCCCTAGAACCGACACCAGATCTTCCATATGTGCTTCGCTATGTTGCTAAATTTTACAGACGAGCAGGGATGTTTGAGGAAGCTATTGGAGTCCTGAAGAAGGCTGTAAGCATAACTCCTACCTCTGCTTTTCTCTATCATCAGCTGGGACTGTGCTACAGACAAATGCTTATACAAAATAATAGAACAGGAAGTGTTAATAACAGAGGTCTTGACACGAAAAAAATAAAGGATCTAACTGAAAAGACCATATTTTACTTTGAAATGGCATtggaagtgaaaaa catttctgcatgCACATTTTGA